Part of the Ptiloglossa arizonensis isolate GNS036 chromosome 7, iyPtiAriz1_principal, whole genome shotgun sequence genome, ttttttataaattacaacTTTTTTGTATTTAATCATTTTGTTTTTTAGTCAAGAAAGataatcaatatatatatatgtgcataTCGAATATCcaatatttctgtttatatCGATTATAAACATAAAATGAGTATAATAAATGTAGTTAAATACCTATTAAAACAATCGAACTATATCTAATAATTCGACGTACATACTGAGTACTATAGATAAACCCTTTTTAAGTTAAATTACTGTATTTCAATCGatgtttcgtaaaatatttcaatactattattttcattattacatAACTTTTTTGCGATGTTTGaccattttaaaaattatttactaaCCCTTTTTCGATCTTCTATTGTCAttcattttacaataataaatttGATACATAATATCAAATTGCCCTGTTTTTTTAGAATTGGGCATTTTTAACAAGATTTTGCTTTTTAACGGAACAAGGCACGTTTCAATACGAATTTGAATTAGGAGGTGGAGAAAACGATTTGAAAATACTGTTATATTATGATGCACCTGATCAATGGTCGAGCATTTATCCTTCAAATAAAACATGCATTGAAAAAGAAGCTATACTTTTGGACGGATTTGGTCAAATAGTACCATTATCAACATCATTATCCTTACAATCAGGATGCGTTGAAGAAGACACAGTAACACGATGTTCTAGttatcgaagatttcgattatctCGTCCGAGATGGTGGTTCATTGTGTTAGCAGATTGTTCTTCAAAAAATGGATTGAATGTTTCATACTGGATATCGCTAACGAATGCGCCACATGGCAGTTTTTGGAGAGAACATTTTTCAGCAGATGAATTCTGCAAGTAACTTTATTACAATCTAAAGCAATTCAATACTGTTTAATTGAATCTATTTTCATTTCAGATATACTGCCAGAGTTGATAGCAATTAGTTGTATTTATGTTATACTTGTAATATTAAGTTTTTATATAGCTATGCAATTACGGGCAAGAAGACTTCTACACATATCttataaaatttttatggcttctctaCTTTGTCAATTAGTGGggatattatttgaaatttataactATATGAATCTTGGTTTAAGAGGAATTACAGCAGAAAATGTTTCCTTAATGGGTCAACTCTTAGAAGCATGTTCAGATATCTTGTATACTGTACTTATGTTGCTACTTGCACTTGGTTTTACAGTGACTAAAAGTATTTTAACACCAAGACAAACTCGATGGCTTATATGCTTTGTTTGTCTCCATTCTTTCTGTCAAATTTCGTTATATATTTACCAATCCGATGTGTTTGATCCTGGATTGGTATTGTATATCTATGAATCGCCACCAGGCTATATGCTAATAGCATTAAAACTGATAGCATggattattttttctcttcgttgtcttaagacaattaaaaaaatgtcaACAAAGCTTCATTTTTATGGTTCATTATTTTCCTTGGGATCAGCATGGTTCCTGTGTCATCCATTAAcggtatataataaatatgtaattaACTATATCTATTATAATAGAAAATGtcattataaaaaaaagttgtATATAATACTTCAATTCTtccataatatataaaaatgtacttATAATTCCATAGGTACTCTGCATTACTTTATTAGTAGATGAATGGGTAAGAGAAAGCGTTGCTAAGGGATGTTCATTATGGATTGTCTTTATGGGacatataatatttttgtacatcaCCCGACCATCTATGGCTAACAAACGTTTTCCATTTCACATTAGAACGTGTCAGGTTATGCCAGTTGGTGGCGAGGGACAAGATCACAGTTATGAACCGCAAATTAGGACGTATTCTGCGTTCACTATTTCACATCTACCTCCACCTACTTCAAGATCCTAACAGTGAACAAACTTCGAAACAGGTGATAATTAGTGTAACTATAATTGCATAACAATTCTacttttattcatattttttaatacttgCAATTAACGaggaatatattaaatatgcctTCTTAAATGACAAGTACTATGTTCAAAGACAATTAGTCTACAAAGATGAATATGAATTTACATGTGACAGCAATACTTACAGTTACTTTTCTTCTTATCAAAcaagtatttataataattgactTACATAGTATCTTATATCATGTACagatttcatttaaaaatttaaatttaagaataaattgttaattattatcagTCGCATGAACCATCGAGCCAACCGTCTCGCCACCTTTGGTCAACAAGATTACAGTCAAACTTTGGCTTTCCAAGCTTCTTGTTTATCTCGTTATGTATATTGCAAAGCCAATGACTTAATTTCTTCTGTGAGTCAGTTTGTGGTGGAAAATGTTTCAATTGTTCTCGTAAATCTTCTGCGCATACATAACAAGGATAAAATGtagagaatatataaaaaaacttGCTCATATCTGATTTTTGTTCTTCACTTGGATGATCAGGATAATATGCTACCATGGTATGTAAGAATGACCATGTTTTTGAACCTAATTCATCCTTATCCAAAGGACAATCATCCCGCCTATTACTTACAGGTGAAGTTTTCTCTTGCTTCTTCTCAGATTcctattataaaaaaaagtatgtatAAAAGTGCAAAGTATTGGAAAATGTTtttagtcaaaatttaaatttaaatttaaattaaatatttcttttaaatataatatagatTATTTGTCAAAATTggtataatcctattttttgtTTGTGTAAGTTTTATAGGGTATCTGGCAATTGGTAGTACAAATGGTAATATAATTGTTCTACATGAGTGTAGaattgaaaatatagaataaaatttgtttacgaggctttatttttaagaaaaacaaCTTTGCATATTTGACAGTTTTACGTGTAATTGACAATCTTAATTTAATGGATTCCACTAAACGTGACTGCTATTTCTGTTTATAATTCTACTCAATAATTAAAGATGCACAAGAAgcaaaacatttcttttttaaaaagtttattttattagcTTACTTTTTATATCATTATcagataaaaaattgttcatatgtTATTCACTTGGTTATATATATAACTGAGTTTTTGTCAATATCcatatattaataattgtaggATAAAAGAATTGATACAAAGTAAATCATGATATTGacattgtataatgtataatgtataatgtataatgtataatgtataatgtataatgtataatgtataatgtataatgtataatgtataatgtataatgtataatgtataatgtataatgtataatgtataatgtataatgtataatgtataatgtataatgtatataaatacatgaagtagtataataatatttttcataaaacccAAGTAACAAAAGTCTACAATGAAATCCATTAAACTAAGTCAGTCAAGTACAAACATATCCAATAGATAATCAATCacatttcttgaaaataaaatcttgcataaaaacaaattattctatattttttattcattttctcaTATAAAGTCCAATTACTGGGCCTTCTGTGCATCACTTTTATTATCTAATGTAAATGCAATTACTAACTTATATAAtagtttgttaaattatattatgATTAAGTTAGTTTGTCAATTATGTAGTATAGTTCCGATTATACTATATTATAGTGCCTTTTTGCattgtacaattataaaaataaaaattttaatattaacattttgtaaatgtaatattaaataatcgAAAAATAAGGAATTTGCAATATTCTATTTTGTTACAATTGTTGttagaataaaaatgatttttattgttCACAAACAAATGTATCAAATCATAAAAGACATGCGAACTTTGTACAGAACTTTTCTTTAAACAACCATACCTGTACCTTTTCGGACTGAAGTgcctttttttgaatttttgcccaTGTTTTAAAATCTGTACACGCCCGACAGGGTTTTTCTTGAGACATTGTATTGAAATCACCGTATACATCCGtaaaatcgtttcaaaattattgtGATTAATAATACTTCACGTAGGTAATAACCTGTTTCATGAAATTATAACTTCTGTATCTGTTATATGTAGAAATTAATGCGGACACATTTAATATTCTGTCGCATTTCTATGAAtagtaaaaatttgtttaaaataaccGTAATTGCTGATATGCACTATGATTTCTTATAGCTAGCCAATTTTACATTAATCGACATAACGATATGTattatacacacatacatacctgTCTACGTAACACCTTGTAACTCATTTCAGATAAGAAACTatatacgataaaaattttgtgttacgaAATAAAAGCATAGGCAAAAAATCTCAAAGCATGTACTTCTTTCACATTCACGGTGAGTGAGtagagaaagaggaaaaaagatCTATAACTAACCTGACCTCACTCCTAGCCAACGGGTGACAAATGTCAAGTGCAGCTTTGACTGCACCGCAAATGATACGGTTGTCGGTAAAGTTGATCTTCTGCATAAGT contains:
- the LOC143149607 gene encoding transmembrane protein 145; its protein translation is MFNVLLFFNIIFLFLFTYSETKILRGRLITRENWAFLTRFCFLTEQGTFQYEFELGGGENDLKILLYYDAPDQWSSIYPSNKTCIEKEAILLDGFGQIVPLSTSLSLQSGCVEEDTVTRCSSYRRFRLSRPRWWFIVLADCSSKNGLNVSYWISLTNAPHGSFWREHFSADEFYILPELIAISCIYVILVILSFYIAMQLRARRLLHISYKIFMASLLCQLVGILFEIYNYMNLGLRGITAENVSLMGQLLEACSDILYTVLMLLLALGFTVTKSILTPRQTRWLICFVCLHSFCQISLYIYQSDVFDPGLVLYIYESPPGYMLIALKLIAWIIFSLRCLKTIKKMSTKLHFYGSLFSLGSAWFLCHPLTVLCITLLVDEWVRESVAKGCSLWIVFMGHIIFLYITRPSMANKRFPFHIRTCQVMPVGGEGQDHSYEPQIRTYSAFTISHLPPPTSRS
- the Alr gene encoding evr1_Alr domain-containing protein Alr isoform X1, giving the protein MSQEKPCRACTDFKTWAKIQKKALQSEKVQESEKKQEKTSPVSNRRDDCPLDKDELGSKTWSFLHTMVAYYPDHPSEEQKSDMSKFFYIFSTFYPCYVCAEDLREQLKHFPPQTDSQKKLSHWLCNIHNEINKKLGKPKFDCNLVDQRWRDGWLDGSCD
- the Alr gene encoding evr1_Alr domain-containing protein Alr isoform X2; this translates as MSQEKPCRACTDFKTWAKIQKKALQSEKESEKKQEKTSPVSNRRDDCPLDKDELGSKTWSFLHTMVAYYPDHPSEEQKSDMSKFFYIFSTFYPCYVCAEDLREQLKHFPPQTDSQKKLSHWLCNIHNEINKKLGKPKFDCNLVDQRWRDGWLDGSCD